One region of Streptomyces davaonensis JCM 4913 genomic DNA includes:
- a CDS encoding LemA family protein gives MTATLIWILVALLAIGVYLSWTAGRLDRLHARIDATRAALDAQLLRRASVTQELATSGVLDPAASIVLYESAHAARQAEEEQREVAESELSQALRAVFAEQAQVEVVREAPGGESAAHELTEAVRRVPMARRFHNDAVGAARRLREHRKVRWFRLAGHARFPMAFEMDDEPPAALVDRTAQQGPGTA, from the coding sequence GTGACCGCAACCCTCATCTGGATCCTCGTCGCGCTCCTCGCGATCGGCGTCTATCTGAGCTGGACGGCGGGCCGTCTCGACCGGCTCCACGCCCGGATCGACGCGACCCGTGCCGCCCTCGACGCCCAGCTGCTCCGCCGGGCCTCCGTGACCCAGGAACTGGCCACCTCCGGAGTGCTCGATCCGGCGGCGTCGATCGTCCTGTACGAGTCCGCGCACGCCGCCCGGCAGGCGGAGGAGGAGCAGCGGGAGGTCGCCGAGAGCGAGCTGAGCCAGGCGCTGCGTGCCGTGTTCGCGGAACAGGCCCAGGTCGAGGTGGTCCGGGAGGCGCCCGGGGGAGAGTCGGCCGCCCACGAACTCACGGAGGCGGTGCGCCGCGTCCCCATGGCCCGCCGGTTCCACAACGACGCCGTGGGTGCCGCCCGCCGACTGCGTGAACACCGCAAGGTGCGCTGGTTCCGGCTGGCCGGCCACGCCCGCTTCCCGATGGCCTTCGAGATGGACGACGAGCCGCCGGCCGCCCTCGTCGACCGCACCGCCCAGCAGGGGCCCGGCACCGCTTGA
- a CDS encoding potassium channel family protein, with protein sequence MDDDSPYARWEQRTEIPLFLASLVFLAAYAARVLAESMPSFWKDVCWFTMLALWMLFAADYVVRWRLSGQRFPHFARTHFLHTVVVVLPLLRPLRIVPLYDAIQHRQGEPRLSLHARVISYASLSTLLLGFAGALAVYQQERGAPDTTMHSFGDAVWWAAATISTVGYGDITPVTRGGRTVAIGMMAGGLALLGAVTGSFSSWLLQIFSRESDKKPPES encoded by the coding sequence GTGGACGACGACAGCCCTTATGCGCGCTGGGAGCAGCGCACCGAGATCCCGTTGTTCCTGGCGTCACTGGTGTTCCTGGCCGCGTACGCCGCCCGGGTCCTCGCGGAGAGCATGCCGTCCTTCTGGAAGGACGTGTGCTGGTTCACGATGCTCGCGCTCTGGATGCTGTTCGCCGCGGACTACGTGGTCCGCTGGCGGCTGAGCGGGCAGCGCTTCCCGCACTTCGCCAGGACGCACTTCCTGCACACGGTGGTGGTCGTCCTGCCGCTGCTGCGGCCGCTGCGGATCGTTCCGCTCTACGACGCCATCCAGCATCGGCAGGGCGAGCCCCGGCTCTCCCTGCACGCGCGCGTGATCTCCTACGCCAGCCTGTCGACCCTGCTGCTCGGCTTCGCCGGCGCCCTCGCGGTCTATCAGCAGGAGCGCGGCGCGCCCGATACCACCATGCACTCATTCGGGGACGCGGTGTGGTGGGCCGCCGCAACGATCAGCACGGTCGGCTACGGCGACATCACACCGGTCACCAGGGGCGGCCGGACGGTCGCGATCGGGATGATGGCCGGTGGGCTGGCCCTGCTCGGCGCGGTGACGGGGTCGTTCTCCTCCTGGCTGCTCCAGATCTTCTCCCGCGAGAGCGACAAGAAGCCCCCGGAGAGCTGA
- a CDS encoding phosphatidylinositol mannoside acyltransferase produces MRAQERLTDALYGLGWGTVKKLPEPVAVRLGRTIADAAWKRRGKGVLRLESNYARVVPDASPERLKELSRAGMRSYLRYWMESFRLPAWSADRVKGGFDPKDVHYLTDGLASDKGVILALPHLGNWDLAGAWVTTKLETPFTTVAERLKPESLYDRFVAYREGLGMEVLPHSGGSAFGTLARRLRDGGLVCLVADRDLSASGVEVKFFGETARMPAGPALLAQQTGALLLPVTLWYDDSPVMRGRVHPPVEVPETGNRAEKTSVMTQALADAFATGIAEHPEDWHMLQRLWVADLDPGKGPS; encoded by the coding sequence ATGAGGGCCCAGGAGCGGCTGACGGACGCGCTGTACGGCCTGGGCTGGGGCACCGTCAAGAAGCTCCCCGAGCCGGTCGCGGTACGGCTCGGCCGCACCATCGCGGATGCCGCCTGGAAGCGGCGCGGCAAGGGTGTGCTGCGGCTGGAGAGCAACTACGCGCGCGTGGTGCCCGACGCGAGCCCGGAGCGCCTCAAAGAGCTGTCCCGCGCGGGCATGCGCTCGTACCTGCGCTACTGGATGGAGTCCTTCCGGCTCCCCGCGTGGAGCGCGGACCGCGTCAAGGGCGGCTTCGACCCCAAGGACGTGCACTACCTGACCGACGGCCTCGCCTCCGACAAGGGCGTCATACTCGCCCTGCCGCACCTGGGCAACTGGGACCTCGCGGGCGCCTGGGTCACCACCAAGCTGGAGACGCCGTTCACCACGGTCGCCGAGCGGCTGAAGCCGGAGTCCCTCTACGACCGGTTCGTCGCCTACCGCGAGGGCCTCGGCATGGAGGTGCTGCCGCACAGCGGTGGCTCGGCCTTCGGCACGCTGGCCCGCCGACTGCGCGACGGCGGCCTGGTCTGCCTGGTCGCCGACCGCGATCTCTCCGCCTCCGGCGTCGAGGTCAAGTTCTTCGGCGAGACGGCCCGGATGCCCGCCGGACCGGCCCTGCTCGCCCAGCAGACCGGCGCGCTGCTGCTGCCGGTGACGCTCTGGTACGACGACTCGCCCGTGATGCGCGGGCGGGTGCACCCCCCGGTCGAGGTGCCCGAGACAGGCAACCGGGCCGAGAAGACGTCTGTCATGACACAGGCGCTGGCCGACGCCTTCGCCACCGGGATCGCCGAGCATCCGGAGGACTGGCACATGCTTCAGCGCTTGTGGGTGGCCGATCTGGACCCCGGGAAGGGACCGTCGTGA
- the pgsA gene encoding phosphatidylinositol phosphate synthase, with protein sequence MGQPVASRGRAATPNLGKAMLNKYARAFFTRVLTPFAAFLIRRGVSPDTVTLIGTAGVMAGALVFYPQGEFFWGTVVITLFVFSDLVDGNMARQLGRSSRWGAFLDSTLDRVADGAIFGGFALWYAGGGDDLVLCAVSIFCLASGQVVSYTKARGESIGLPVAVNGLVERAERLVISLVAAGFAGLHKFGVPGIQYLLPVALWIVAVGSLVTLIQRVVTVRRESAEADAAAAVENAPQGSEAAK encoded by the coding sequence ATGGGCCAGCCGGTGGCCAGCAGGGGCCGCGCGGCCACACCGAACCTCGGGAAGGCCATGCTGAACAAGTACGCGCGTGCATTCTTCACGCGTGTCCTCACACCGTTCGCCGCGTTTCTGATCCGGCGGGGCGTCAGCCCCGACACGGTCACGCTGATCGGCACCGCCGGCGTGATGGCGGGCGCGCTGGTGTTCTACCCGCAGGGCGAGTTCTTCTGGGGCACGGTCGTGATCACGCTCTTCGTGTTCTCCGACCTCGTCGACGGCAACATGGCCCGCCAGCTGGGCCGCTCCAGCCGCTGGGGCGCCTTCCTGGACTCCACGCTCGACCGCGTCGCCGACGGCGCGATCTTCGGCGGCTTCGCCCTCTGGTACGCCGGTGGCGGCGACGACCTCGTCCTGTGCGCGGTCTCGATCTTCTGTCTGGCGAGCGGCCAGGTGGTGTCGTACACCAAGGCGCGGGGCGAGTCGATCGGTCTTCCGGTTGCCGTGAACGGTCTGGTGGAGCGGGCCGAGCGGCTGGTGATCTCCCTGGTGGCGGCCGGTTTCGCGGGTCTGCACAAGTTCGGGGTGCCCGGCATCCAGTACCTGCTGCCCGTCGCGCTGTGGATCGTCGCCGTGGGCAGCCTGGTCACGCTGATCCAGCGGGTCGTCACGGTGCGCCGGGAGTCCGCGGAGGCGGACGCGGCGGCCGCGGTGGAGAATGCCCCGCAGGGGAGCGAGGCGGCGAAATGA
- the thrS gene encoding threonine--tRNA ligase, whose amino-acid sequence MSDVRVIIQRDSEREERVVTTGTTAADLFAGERSIIAARVGGELKDLSYVVADGEEVEGVEISSEDGLNILRHSTAHVMAQAVQELFPEAKLGIGPPVKDGFYYDFDVEKPFTPEDLKAIEKKMQEIQKRGQKFARRVVTDEAAREELANEPYKLELIGLKGSASSDDGADVEVGAGELTIYDNLDAKTGDLCWKDLCRGPHLPSTRLIPAFKLMRNAAAYWRGSEKNPMLQRIYGTAWPSKDELKAYLDFLAEAEKRDHRKLGNELDLFSIPEQIGSGLAVFHPKGGIVRRVMEDYSRRRHEEEGYEFVYTPHATKGKLFETSGHLDWYAEGMYPPMQLDEGVDYYLKPMNCPMHNLIFDARGRSYRELPLRLFEFGTVYRYEKSGVVHGLTRARGFTQDDAHIYCTREQMSEELDKTLTFVLGLLRDYGLTDFYLELSTKDPEKFVGSDEVWEEATETLRQVAEKQGLPLVPDPGGAAFYGPKISVQTKDAIGRTWQMSTIQLDFNLPERFDLEYTSADGSKQRPVMIHRALFGSIERFFAVLLEHYAGAFPAWLAPVQAIGIPIGDGHVDYLAKFAAAAKKKGLRVEVDSSSDRMQKKIRNAQKQKVPFMVIAGDEDMANNAVSFRYRDGSQENGIPFDEAIAKIAQVVEERTQV is encoded by the coding sequence GTGTCAGACGTCCGTGTGATCATCCAACGCGATTCCGAGCGGGAAGAGCGCGTGGTGACGACGGGCACAACGGCGGCCGACCTCTTCGCCGGCGAGCGCTCGATCATCGCCGCGCGCGTGGGGGGCGAGCTCAAGGACCTGTCGTACGTCGTGGCCGACGGCGAGGAGGTCGAGGGCGTCGAGATCTCCTCCGAGGACGGTCTGAACATCCTGCGCCACTCCACCGCGCACGTCATGGCGCAGGCCGTGCAGGAGCTGTTCCCCGAGGCCAAGCTGGGCATCGGCCCGCCGGTGAAGGACGGCTTCTACTACGACTTCGACGTCGAGAAGCCGTTCACGCCCGAGGATCTCAAGGCCATCGAGAAGAAGATGCAGGAGATCCAGAAGCGCGGCCAGAAGTTCGCCCGCCGCGTCGTCACCGACGAGGCCGCCCGCGAGGAGCTCGCGAACGAGCCGTACAAGCTGGAGCTGATCGGCCTCAAGGGCTCCGCCTCCTCCGACGACGGCGCGGACGTCGAGGTCGGCGCCGGCGAGCTGACGATCTACGACAACCTGGACGCGAAGACCGGCGACCTGTGCTGGAAGGACCTCTGCCGCGGTCCGCACCTGCCCTCGACCCGGCTGATCCCCGCGTTCAAGCTGATGCGCAACGCCGCCGCGTACTGGCGCGGCAGCGAGAAGAACCCGATGCTCCAGCGCATCTACGGCACCGCCTGGCCGTCGAAGGACGAGCTGAAGGCGTACCTGGACTTCCTCGCCGAGGCCGAGAAGCGCGACCACCGCAAGCTGGGCAACGAGCTGGACCTGTTCTCCATCCCGGAGCAGATCGGCTCCGGCCTCGCCGTCTTCCACCCCAAGGGCGGCATCGTCCGCCGGGTCATGGAGGACTACTCGCGCCGCCGCCACGAGGAAGAGGGCTACGAGTTCGTCTACACCCCGCACGCCACGAAGGGGAAGCTCTTCGAGACGTCCGGGCACCTCGACTGGTACGCCGAGGGCATGTACCCGCCCATGCAGCTCGACGAGGGCGTGGACTACTACCTCAAGCCCATGAACTGCCCGATGCACAACCTGATCTTCGACGCGCGCGGCCGGTCGTACCGTGAACTGCCGCTGCGGCTGTTCGAGTTCGGCACGGTGTACCGCTACGAGAAGTCGGGCGTCGTGCACGGCCTGACCCGCGCGCGGGGCTTCACGCAGGACGACGCGCACATCTACTGCACCCGCGAGCAGATGTCGGAGGAGCTCGACAAGACGCTCACCTTCGTCCTGGGCCTGCTGCGCGACTACGGTCTGACCGACTTCTACCTGGAGCTGTCCACCAAGGACCCGGAGAAGTTCGTCGGCTCCGACGAGGTCTGGGAGGAGGCGACCGAGACGCTGCGCCAGGTCGCCGAGAAGCAGGGCCTGCCTCTGGTCCCGGACCCGGGCGGCGCCGCCTTCTACGGCCCGAAGATCTCCGTCCAGACCAAGGACGCCATCGGCCGCACCTGGCAGATGTCGACGATCCAGCTCGACTTCAACCTGCCGGAGCGCTTCGATCTGGAGTACACCTCCGCGGACGGCTCCAAGCAGCGTCCGGTCATGATCCACCGCGCGCTGTTCGGCTCCATCGAGCGGTTCTTCGCGGTGCTGCTGGAGCACTACGCGGGCGCGTTCCCGGCGTGGCTGGCCCCGGTCCAGGCGATCGGCATCCCGATCGGCGACGGGCACGTGGACTACCTGGCGAAGTTCGCCGCGGCCGCCAAGAAGAAGGGCCTGCGGGTCGAGGTGGACTCCTCCTCCGACCGGATGCAGAAGAAGATCCGCAACGCCCAGAAGCAGAAGGTGCCCTTCATGGTCATCGCGGGCGACGAGGACATGGCCAACAACGCCGTCTCCTTCCGCTACCGCGACGGCTCGCAGGAGAACGGCATCCCCTTCGACGAGGCCATCGCGAAGATCGCGCAGGTCGTCGAGGAGCGGACGCAGGTCTGA
- a CDS encoding elongation factor G-like protein EF-G2 — protein MGDKANAHPGAAGRATAADHPASVRNVVLVGHSGSGKTTLVEALALTAGAVNRAGRVEDGGTVSDYDDIEHRQQRSVQLSLVPVEWDGIKVNLLDTPGYADFVGELRAGLRAADAALFVVSASDGVDGSTRMVWEECAAVGMPRAIVITHLESARANYEDMTGICAEAFGADDPDAVIPLYLPLHGPQAPDGHAPVTGLIGLLSQKLFDYASGERKEAEPGEDQLPQIEEARNRLIEGIIAESEDETLMDRYLGGEQIDVGTLIEDLERAVARGVFFPVLAAAPAAEGARQGLGTIELLELVTGGFPTPLEREAPRVTTVDGKPRELKLCDPDGPLVAEVVKTASDPYVGRVSLVRVFSGTLRPDETVHVSGHGLADRGHEDHDVDERIGALSRPFGKQQRALTHCIAGDLACVAKLGRAETGDTLSAKDDPLLMEPWEMPDPLLPLAIQAHSKADEDKLSQGLSRLVAEDPTMRLEQNQDTHQVVLWCLGEAHADVALERLRSRYGVQVDVVPHRVSLRETFADKSAGRGRHVKQSGGHGQYAICEIEVEPLPGGSGIEFVDKVVGGAVPRQFIPSVEKGVRAQAAKGVAAGHPLIDVRITLLDGKAHSVDSSDAAFQTAGALALREAAADAKIHLLEPVAEVSVLVGDEYVGAVMSDLSGRRGRVLGTEQTPGGRTLVRAEVPEIEIGRYAVDLRSLSHGTARFNRSYARHEPMPQQVAEKVREQTRDSA, from the coding sequence ATGGGCGACAAGGCGAACGCACACCCCGGAGCCGCCGGCAGGGCTACAGCGGCCGACCACCCCGCGTCCGTACGGAATGTGGTGCTGGTCGGCCACTCCGGATCGGGCAAGACCACGTTGGTGGAAGCTCTCGCGCTCACCGCGGGAGCAGTGAACCGGGCGGGCCGCGTGGAGGACGGCGGCACCGTCTCCGACTACGACGACATCGAGCACCGGCAGCAACGCTCGGTACAGCTCTCCCTGGTGCCCGTCGAATGGGACGGCATCAAGGTCAATCTTCTGGACACCCCCGGATACGCCGACTTCGTCGGGGAACTCAGGGCCGGTCTGCGAGCGGCGGACGCGGCCCTTTTCGTCGTCTCGGCCTCGGACGGCGTGGACGGCTCGACCCGCATGGTGTGGGAGGAGTGCGCGGCGGTCGGCATGCCGCGCGCCATCGTCATCACGCATCTGGAGTCCGCGCGCGCGAACTACGAGGACATGACCGGGATCTGCGCGGAGGCGTTCGGCGCCGACGACCCCGATGCCGTGATCCCGCTCTATCTGCCGCTGCACGGCCCGCAGGCACCGGACGGGCACGCGCCCGTGACCGGGCTGATCGGGCTCCTGTCGCAGAAGCTGTTCGACTACGCCTCCGGGGAGCGCAAGGAGGCCGAGCCGGGCGAGGACCAGCTGCCGCAGATCGAGGAGGCCCGCAACCGGCTCATCGAGGGGATCATCGCCGAGAGCGAGGACGAGACCCTCATGGACCGCTACCTCGGCGGTGAGCAGATCGACGTCGGCACACTCATCGAGGACCTGGAGCGCGCCGTCGCACGCGGGGTCTTCTTCCCCGTCCTGGCCGCCGCCCCCGCGGCCGAGGGCGCCCGGCAGGGGCTCGGCACCATCGAACTGCTGGAGCTGGTCACCGGCGGCTTCCCGACCCCGCTGGAGCGCGAGGCACCCCGGGTCACCACCGTCGACGGCAAGCCGCGCGAGCTGAAGCTCTGCGACCCCGACGGGCCGCTGGTCGCGGAGGTCGTGAAGACGGCGTCCGACCCGTATGTCGGCCGGGTCTCGCTGGTGCGCGTCTTCTCCGGCACCCTGCGCCCCGACGAGACGGTCCATGTCTCGGGCCACGGGCTCGCCGACCGCGGACACGAGGACCACGACGTCGACGAGCGGATCGGCGCGCTGTCCCGGCCCTTCGGCAAGCAGCAACGGGCCCTCACCCACTGCATCGCGGGCGACCTGGCGTGCGTGGCCAAGCTGGGCCGAGCGGAGACCGGCGACACGCTCTCCGCCAAGGACGACCCGCTGCTGATGGAACCCTGGGAGATGCCCGACCCGCTGCTGCCGCTCGCCATCCAGGCGCACAGCAAGGCAGACGAGGACAAGCTCTCCCAAGGCCTGTCCCGCCTGGTCGCCGAGGACCCCACGATGCGCCTGGAGCAGAACCAGGACACCCACCAGGTCGTCCTGTGGTGCCTCGGCGAGGCCCACGCGGACGTCGCCCTGGAACGGCTGCGCAGCCGCTACGGCGTCCAGGTCGACGTCGTACCGCACCGTGTCTCCCTGCGGGAGACCTTCGCGGACAAGTCGGCCGGGCGCGGGCGGCATGTGAAGCAGTCCGGCGGGCACGGGCAGTACGCCATCTGCGAGATCGAGGTCGAGCCGCTGCCCGGCGGCTCGGGCATCGAGTTCGTGGACAAGGTGGTCGGCGGGGCGGTGCCGCGGCAGTTCATCCCGTCCGTCGAGAAGGGCGTACGGGCCCAGGCCGCCAAGGGCGTCGCCGCCGGTCATCCGCTGATCGACGTACGGATCACACTCCTGGACGGCAAGGCGCACTCGGTGGACTCCTCCGACGCCGCCTTCCAGACGGCCGGGGCGCTGGCGCTGCGGGAGGCCGCGGCCGACGCGAAGATCCATCTGCTGGAGCCGGTGGCCGAGGTGAGCGTGCTGGTCGGCGACGAGTACGTGGGCGCCGTGATGAGCGATCTGTCCGGGCGCCGCGGCCGGGTGCTCGGCACCGAGCAGACGCCCGGCGGACGCACGCTGGTGCGCGCCGAGGTGCCGGAGATCGAGATCGGCCGGTACGCGGTCGATCTGCGCTCCCTGTCGCACGGCACCGCCCGGTTCAACCGCTCCTACGCGCGGCACGAGCCGATGCCGCAGCAGGTCGCCGAGAAGGTCCGCGAACAGACGCGGGATTCCGCGTAG
- a CDS encoding DUF4365 domain-containing protein → MAIAQPERGGLLPERTGPHRGTLATTACMETLQVGYLHAVAAAAGCSLSQPFPDNGIDWHVSHSAPGHTVDDEVTIKVQLKATYQIAPNPPGRFFSFTLDNDHLRKLARTPVSVHKILVVMLVPRSQDDWLRASHDRLDLRHCCYWVNLAGHPITGRNRTTVRIPTSRIFDDRALCEIMTRVGTGGRP, encoded by the coding sequence ATGGCGATAGCGCAGCCCGAGCGGGGCGGGCTGCTGCCCGAACGCACGGGTCCCCATCGCGGCACGCTCGCCACCACCGCCTGCATGGAGACCTTGCAGGTGGGCTATCTGCACGCCGTCGCGGCCGCGGCCGGCTGCTCGTTGTCGCAGCCCTTCCCGGACAACGGCATCGACTGGCACGTCAGCCACAGCGCTCCCGGACACACGGTCGACGACGAGGTCACCATCAAGGTGCAGCTCAAGGCCACCTACCAGATCGCGCCGAACCCCCCGGGACGGTTCTTCTCCTTCACGCTCGACAACGACCATCTGCGCAAGCTCGCCCGCACCCCGGTCTCGGTGCACAAGATCCTCGTGGTGATGCTCGTACCGAGGTCCCAGGACGACTGGCTGCGCGCCAGCCACGACCGGCTCGACCTCAGACACTGCTGCTACTGGGTCAACCTCGCCGGCCACCCGATCACGGGCCGCAACCGGACCACCGTGCGGATCCCCACCTCACGCATCTTCGACGACCGGGCGCTGTGCGAGATCATGACGCGCGTCGGGACCGGAGGCAGGCCATGA
- a CDS encoding 3'-5' exonuclease, which produces MASWYEGPLAAFDTETTGVDVETDRIVSAAVVVQDAPGTRPRVTRWLVNPGVPVPEAATAVHGLTEEHLQRNGRWPAPVMQEIAEELAEQAVAGRPLVVMNAPFDLTLLDRELRRHRASSLDHWFETSPLLVLDPRVLDKHLDRYRKGRRTLTDLCAHYGVSLDGAHDAGADALAALEVVRAVGRRFAARLERLSPAELHPLQAVWHAAQARGLQAWFARSGSDEAVDPAWPLRPDLPAAA; this is translated from the coding sequence ATGGCGAGCTGGTATGAGGGCCCGCTGGCGGCATTCGACACGGAGACGACAGGCGTGGACGTCGAGACCGACCGGATCGTCTCGGCGGCCGTCGTCGTCCAGGACGCCCCGGGCACCCGGCCGCGGGTGACCCGGTGGCTGGTGAACCCGGGCGTGCCGGTGCCGGAGGCGGCGACGGCGGTGCACGGACTGACGGAGGAGCATCTTCAGCGCAACGGCCGCTGGCCTGCGCCGGTGATGCAGGAGATAGCCGAGGAACTGGCCGAACAGGCCGTCGCGGGCCGCCCGCTGGTGGTGATGAACGCGCCGTTCGACCTGACCCTGCTCGATCGTGAGCTGCGCCGCCATCGGGCGTCGTCCCTGGACCACTGGTTCGAGACGTCCCCATTGCTGGTGCTCGATCCGAGGGTCCTGGACAAGCATCTGGACCGCTATCGCAAGGGCAGGCGCACGCTGACCGACCTGTGCGCGCACTACGGCGTATCGCTGGACGGCGCGCATGACGCGGGCGCGGACGCGCTCGCCGCGCTGGAGGTCGTACGGGCGGTGGGGCGTCGCTTCGCGGCGCGTCTCGAACGGCTCTCGCCCGCCGAACTGCATCCGCTCCAGGCGGTGTGGCATGCGGCGCAGGCGCGGGGACTTCAGGCGTGGTTCGCGCGCAGCGGCTCGGACGAGGCGGTGGACCCGGCGTGGCCGCTGCGTCCGGATCTTCCGGCGGCGGCGTGA
- a CDS encoding HIT family protein: MTSEPEQQWGVGIQDAFQRLWTPHRMAYIQGENKPTGPGADDGCPFCSIPAKSDEDGLVVRRGEQVYAVLNLYPYNGGHLMVVPYRHVADYTDLTEPETIELAALTKQAMTALRTASGAHGFNIGMNQGTVAGAGIAAHLHQHIVPRWGGDTNFMPVVGHTRVLPQLLADTRKMLAEAWPA; the protein is encoded by the coding sequence ATGACGAGTGAGCCGGAGCAGCAGTGGGGAGTGGGGATCCAGGACGCGTTCCAGCGCCTGTGGACGCCCCATCGGATGGCGTACATCCAGGGTGAGAACAAGCCGACCGGCCCCGGAGCCGACGACGGTTGCCCCTTCTGCTCGATCCCGGCCAAGTCCGACGAGGACGGCCTGGTCGTCAGGCGCGGCGAGCAGGTGTACGCGGTCCTCAATCTGTACCCGTACAACGGCGGCCACCTGATGGTCGTGCCCTACCGTCATGTCGCCGACTACACCGACCTCACCGAGCCCGAGACGATCGAGCTGGCGGCCCTGACCAAGCAGGCGATGACGGCCCTGCGCACGGCCTCCGGGGCGCACGGCTTCAACATCGGCATGAACCAGGGCACGGTCGCCGGCGCGGGCATCGCGGCCCATCTGCACCAGCACATCGTGCCGCGCTGGGGCGGCGACACGAACTTCATGCCGGTGGTCGGCCACACGCGGGTGCTGCCGCAGTTGCTGGCGGACACCCGCAAGATGCTGGCGGAGGCCTGGCCGGCCTGA
- a CDS encoding glycosyltransferase family 4 protein — MRIGIVCPYSWDVPGGVQFHIRDLAEYFIRLGHEVSVLAPADDDTPLPPYVVSAGRAVPVPYNGSVARLNFGFLSAARVRRWLHDGAFDVVHIHEPSSPSLGLLTCWAAQGPLVATFHTSNPRSKAMIAAYSILQAALEKISARIAVSEYARRTLVEHLGGDAVVIPNGVDVDFFAKAEPKAEWQGDTIGFIGRIDEPRKGLPVLMKALPKILAARPQTRLLVAGRGDEKEAVESLPAELRSRVEFLGMVSDEDKARFLRSVDLYIAPNTGGESFGIILVEAMSAGAPVLASDLDAFAQVLDQGAAGELFANEDAAALAEAAVRLLEDPARRQELRERGSAHVRRFDWSTVGADILSVYETVTAGAAAVAATDDDRGPGLRARLGLARD, encoded by the coding sequence GTGAGGATCGGCATTGTCTGCCCGTACTCCTGGGACGTGCCGGGCGGCGTCCAGTTCCACATCCGCGATCTCGCCGAGTACTTCATCCGCCTCGGCCACGAGGTCTCCGTGCTGGCCCCGGCCGACGACGACACCCCGCTGCCGCCGTACGTCGTCTCGGCCGGCCGAGCGGTCCCGGTGCCGTACAACGGCTCGGTGGCCCGGCTGAACTTCGGGTTCCTGTCGGCCGCGCGGGTACGGCGCTGGCTGCACGACGGCGCCTTCGACGTCGTGCACATCCACGAGCCGTCCTCGCCGTCCCTCGGGCTGCTGACCTGCTGGGCCGCGCAGGGGCCGCTGGTCGCCACCTTCCACACCTCCAACCCGCGCTCCAAGGCGATGATCGCCGCGTACTCGATCCTCCAGGCCGCCCTGGAGAAGATCAGCGCGCGGATCGCGGTGAGCGAGTACGCCCGGCGCACGCTGGTGGAGCACCTGGGCGGGGACGCGGTCGTGATCCCCAACGGCGTCGACGTCGACTTCTTCGCCAAGGCCGAGCCCAAGGCGGAGTGGCAGGGTGACACGATCGGCTTCATCGGCCGCATCGACGAGCCCCGCAAGGGACTGCCGGTGCTGATGAAGGCGCTGCCGAAGATCCTCGCGGCCCGGCCGCAGACCCGGCTGCTGGTCGCCGGGCGCGGCGACGAGAAGGAGGCGGTGGAGTCACTGCCCGCCGAGCTGCGTTCCCGCGTGGAGTTCCTCGGCATGGTCAGCGACGAGGACAAGGCCCGCTTCCTGCGCAGCGTCGACCTGTACATCGCCCCCAACACCGGCGGCGAGAGCTTCGGCATCATCCTGGTCGAGGCGATGTCCGCCGGAGCGCCGGTGCTCGCCTCCGACCTCGACGCCTTCGCCCAGGTCCTCGACCAGGGCGCGGCGGGAGAGCTCTTTGCCAACGAGGACGCCGCCGCGCTCGCCGAGGCGGCCGTACGCCTGCTGGAGGACCCGGCACGCCGCCAGGAGCTGCGCGAGCGGGGCAGCGCCCACGTCCGCCGCTTCGACTGGTCGACGGTCGGCGCGGACATCCTGTCGGTGTACGAGACGGTGACGGCGGGCGCGGCCGCGGTGGCGGCGACGGACGACGACCGGGGGCCCGGTCTGCGGGCGCGACTGGGGCTGGCGCGGGACTGA